Proteins from a genomic interval of Thamnophis elegans isolate rThaEle1 chromosome 2, rThaEle1.pri, whole genome shotgun sequence:
- the SEMA3B gene encoding semaphorin-3B yields the protein MIQTLAFLLLLAGKGTTVTTTNPRVKLSFHDLKMRHGLRTYELERSCCYDALLLDEERGRLFVGGKNYMASLSLDNISKHDRKIYWPAPVEWREECNWAGKDINADCMNFVKILHLYNRTHLYACGTGAFHPICGFVEVGQRVEDSAFKLDFKSLEDGKGKSPYDPNHTAASVLAGEELYSGVATDLMGRDFTIFRSLGSRPSVRTEQHDSRWLNEPKFIDVFWIPESENPDDDKIFFFFRETAVEGSQDLGKQSFARIGQICRNDMGGQRSLVNKWTTFLKARLVCAVPCSDGSDTHFDHLRDVFLLPTRDKRNPLLYAVFTTSSTVFKGSAVCVYHMNDIRRTFLGPFAHKEGPNYQWVSYQGRVPYPRPGTCPSKTFGTFSSTKDYPDDVIQFARNHPLMYNPVLPHGQRPVFLQTNVDHIFTRIAVDRVAAADGHYDVLFIGTDIGTVLKVVSVPKDSRQNMEELLLEELQVFKDSSPITSMQISSKRQQLYLGSRTSISQLPLHRCGIYGKACAECCLARDPYCAWDGTTCTRYLQNTKRRFRRQDVRNGDPSILCSRYPQKTSVPEKKIYGVEGSSTFLECLPKSLQAKIVWTYQKTRSDPQKEVLLDDRVIRMERGILLRSVQRKDAGFYYCHATEHGFTQGLLRLQLEVIFAQQADSLSLSWEEESTQPFHRKLWYQDFLQLVDHPNLSTVDQVCEQLWSRKSHQPKKKPPPLPPLFNIKSKGQKWKHLEEKRKARSRRMHEVPRAERAPRSTDIW from the exons ATGATCCAGACACTGGCCTTCCTTCTGTTGCTGGCTGGGAAAGGGACTACAGTTACTACTACCAATCCCCGGGTGAAGCTCTCCTTCCATG acctGAAGATGCGACATGGGCTGCGCACCTATGAGTTGGAACGTTCTTGTTGCTACGATGCGCTGCTCCTGGATGAAGAGAGGGGGAGGCTTTTTGTGGGAGGGAAAAACTACATGGCATCCTTAAGCCTGGACAACATTAGCAAGCATGACAGGAAG ATTTATTGGCCAGCGCCTGTGGAATGGAGGGAGGAATGCAACTGGGCAGGCAAAGATATCAAT GCTGACTGTATGAATTTTGTTAAGATCCTGCATCTCTACAACCGCACACACCTGTATGCCTGTGGCACTGGGGCTTTTCATCCCATCTGTGGCTTTGTAGAAGTGGGGCAACGTGTGGAG GACTCTGCCTTTAAGCTGGACTTCAAGAGCCTGGAGGATGGCAAAGGAAAAAGTCCCTATGACCCAAATCACACCGCAGCCTCAGTTCTTGCAG GCGAAGAGCTTTATTCTGGTGTGGCTACTGATCTGATGGGCCGAGACTTCACCATCTTCCGCAGCCTGGGATCGAGGCCTTCTGTCCGCACCGAGCAGCATGATTCCCGATGGCTCAACG AACCCAAGTTCATTGACGTCTTCTGGATCCCAGAGAGTGAGAACCCTGATGATGATAAGATCTTCTTTTTCTTCCGGGAAACAGCAGTGGAAGGATCCCAAGACCTGGGCAAACAGAGTTTTGCACGCATTGGGCAAATTTGCCGG AATGATATGGGTGGGCAGAGAAGCCTGGTGAACAAATGGACAACATTCCTGAAGGCTCGGCTGGTGTGTGCAGTACCCTGCAGTGATGGGAGTGACACCCATTTTGACCACCTTC GTGATGTCTTCTTGTTGCCAACCAGGGATAAGCGTAACCCATTGTTGTATGCTGTTTTCACCACTtccag CACAGTCTTCAAAGGTTCTGCTGTCTGCGTGTATCACATGAATGATATCCGTAGAACTTTCCTTGGTCCTTTTGCTCACAAGGAGGGGCCTAACTATCAGTGGGTTTCCTATCAAGGCCGTGTCCCTTATCCCCGCCCAGGAACG TGTCCCAGCAAGACCTTTGGCACCTTTAGTTCCACCAAGGATTACCCTGATGATGTGATCCAATTTGCTCGTAACCACCCATTAATGTATAATCCAGTACTGCCCCATGGCCAAAGGCCGGTCTTCCTGCAAACCAATGTGGACCACATCTTCACTCGCATTGCAGTAGACCGAGTAGCAGCTGCTGATGGACATTATGATGTCCTCTTCATTGGCACAG ACATTGGCACAGTCTTGAAGGTTGTCTCTGTGCCGAAGGATTCAAGGCAAAATATGGAAGAATTGCTGCTGGAGGAACTTCAGGTGTTCAAG GACTCCTCTCCTATTACTAGCATGCAGATCTCATCTAAGCGG CAACAGCTGTACCTGGGATCCAGGACTTCCATTTCACAACTGCCCTTGCACCGTTGTGGGATATATGGCAAAGCTTGCGCAGAATGTTGCCTGGCGAGGGACCCCTATTGTGCCTGGGATGGCACCACCTGCACTCGATACCTGCAGAATACCAAACG GCGATTCCGACGCCAGGATGTGAGGAATGGAGATCCCAGTATCTTGTGCTCTAGAT ATCCTCAGAAAACCAGTGTACCAGAAAAGAAAATCTACGGAGTGGAAGGCAGCAGTACTTTTCTAGAGTGTCTGCCTAAATCACTGCAGGCCAAGATCGTGTGGACATATCAAAAGACTAGGAGTGACCCCCAGAAGGAG GTATTGCTGGATGATCGGGTCATCAGGATGGAGCGGGGAATCCTGTTGCGCAGTGTGCAGCGCAAAGATGCTGGCTTCTACTATTGCCATGCAACGGAGCATGGCTTTACCCAGGGTCTGCTGCGCCTCCAGCTTGAAGTGATCTTTGCCCAGCAGGctgactctctctccctctcttgggAAGAAGAATCCACACAACCTTTCCACCGCAAACTTTGGTATCAAGATTTCTTACAATTGGTGGATCACCCCAATCTCAGCACCGTGGACCAGGTGTGCGAGCAGCTATGGAGCCGCAAGAGCCACCAGCCCAAGAAAAAGCCACCTCCGTTGCCTCCTTTATTTAACATCAAGTCTAAAGGCCAGAAATGGAAACATCTGGAGGAAAAGCGGAAAGCCCGCAGCCGAAGAATGCATGAAGTGCCCCGGGCAGAAAGGGCTCCTCGGAGCACAGATATCTGGTGA